Genomic window (Sphingomonas sp. S1-29):
GCGGCAGCGCGCCAAGCCACCCAACATTTTGCTGACCACGCCTGAATCGCTGAGCCTGTTGCTGAGCTATCCCGACAGCTTCACGATGTTCGCCGGGATACGCTGCGTGGTGGTCGATGAAGTCCACGCCTTTGCCACCGGCAAGCGCGGCGATCTGCTGTCGCTGGGGATGGCACGGCTACAGGCGATAGCGCCTGCGATGCGCCGGGTCGCGCTGTCGGCGACTGTAGCCGATGCCGATGGCTATCGCGCTTGGTTGGCACCCGATGGCGATATCGACACCGTCGAACTGGTGCAGGGCGAGGCGGGGGCCGATCCCGATATCGCCATCCTGCTGCCACAGGGGCGGGTGCCGTGGTCGGGCCATTCGGGGCGCTATGCCGCGCCGCAGGTGATGGCGGCGATCGCGCAGCATCGCACCACGATCGTGTTCAGCAATACGCGCGGGCTGGCCGAGCTGATCTTTCAGGATTTGTGGAAGGTCAACGACGCCAATCTGCCGATGGGGGTGCATCACGGCAGCCTGTCGCGTGAGGCGCGGCGCAAGGTCGAATCGGCGATGGCAGACGGACGGCTGCGCGCGCTGGTCGCCACCGCCAGCCTGGACCTGGGCGTTGATTGGGGCGATGTCGATTGCGTGATCCAGATGGGCGCGCCCAAGGGATCGTCGCGGCTGCTCCAGCGGATCGGCCGCGCCAATCACCGGCTCGACGAGCCGTCCAAGGCCATTCTGGTTCCCGGCAACCGCTTCGAATATCTCGAAGCGCGCGCCGCGCTCGACGCGGTACATGCTGGCGAGCTTGATCCTGACATCTTCCGCCCCGGCGCGCTCGACGTGCTGGCGCAGCATTTGATGGCGTGTGCGTGCGCCGCGCCGTTCGATGCTGCGGTCATGCTGCACGAAGTGCGCGGGGCGTTGCCTTATTCGGCGCTGACCGACGAGGTGTTTGAGCGTGTGCTGCAATTCATCGCTGATGGGGGCTATGCACTGAAGGCCTATGATCGGTTCAAGCGGCTGGCGAAGGGGCCGGACGGATTGTGGCGGGTGGCGCATCCGCGCTTCGTGACCCAGCATCGGCTGAATGCGGGGATCATCGTCGATGCCGCGACGCTCGAAGTACGCTTCAGGAACGGGCGCAAGCTGGGAACGGTCGAGGAATATTTCGCCTCTACCTTGTCGCCGGGCGATACGTTTTTCTTCGCCGGCATGAGCCTGGAGGTCGAAAAGATCGATCAGCTCGATCTGGTCGTGCGTGCGACCTCGCGGCCCGCGCGGATCCCGAGCTATGTCGGTGCACGGCTGCCGCTGTCGACCAATTTGGCGCATCGGGTGCGCACCTATCTCAACGATCGCAGCGCCTGGCACGATTTCCCCCCCGACGTGCGCGAATGGCTGGAGATGCAGGGCAACCGATCGGTATTGCCCAAGCCCGGCGAGCTGCTGGTCGAGACCTTCCCGCGCGAGGGGAGGCACTACATGGTGATGTACAGCTTCGAGGGATGGAACGCGCACCAGTCGCTGGGGATGCTGGTGACACGGCGGATGGAGCAGTTGGGGCTGAAGCCGATCGGGTTCGTGTCGAACGATTATGCGTTGGCCTGCTATGGGTTAGAGCCGATCACCGATCCTGCGGCTTTGTTCTCCCCCGACATCCTCGAGCATGAATTTGTCGAATGGGTGCAGGGTTCGGCGCTGCTCAAGCGCGCTTTTCGCGAAGTTGCGGTGATCGGCGGGCTGGTCGAACGGCAAATTCCGGGCAAGAAGAAAACCGGCAAGCAGGTGACCTTCTCGACCGACCTGATCTACGACGTGCTGCGCAAATACGAGCCCGGGCATTTGCTGCTCCAGGCGGCGTGGGACGATGCGCGCGCGCGGATGACCGATGTTGGGCGGCTGGCCAGCCTGCTCGACCGGGCGGCTGCGACGATGCTGCATGTCGAGCTCGATCGCGTGAGCCCGCTCGCGGTGCCGGTGCTGGTGCTGATTGGCCGCGAAAGCGTGGCCCAAGGTAGCGCCGACGACGCGCTGCTCGAAGAGGCCGAAGTGCTGGCGGCCGAGGCGATGCGCGCCGATTGAATCCGATTGTTGACGCGCCCGCTGAGGCGTATGCTGCGCCGATGCTGCGTACCTTTGCCCTTTGGGCCTGTACCCTGATCGCGTGCCCGGTTGCTGCGCAGGAAGTGCCGACGCCGGTCGTCGCCGAGCCCACCGATCCGCTTGCCGAACCCCCGGTCGATCCGCTCGCTGCGGTGCTCGCCTTCACCGATTATGACGAGCGAATGAGCGTGCCGGTGCGGCTCAACGGCAGCGGCCCCTATCGCTTCATCATCGACACCGGCGCCGAGCGCACCGTCATCGCGCACCAGGTGGCGGGGATGCTGGGGCTGGCGGCGGGACGCACCGTCAATATCGCGGCGATGACGGGTAGCAGCCCAGCCGCGACGGTGCTGATCCCCTCGCTCGAGATCGACGCGGTGCCGCGCGGGCTGCGGATCGAGGCGCCCTCGCTGGATCGTGCGCATCTGGGCGCCGACGGGCTGGTCGGGATCGATTCGCTTGCCGGCAGCGCGGTGCAGATCGATTTCGAGGCGAACGAGATGCACGTCGCCAAGGCGTTTCGCCGCCGCCGTGCCTCGAACCCGGGCGAAATCGTCGTTCGCGCCAAGACGCTGGCGGGCCGGCTGATCGTGTCCGATGCGTCCTACGCCGGCAAGCGGATCGCGGTGATCCTCGATACCGGCACCAGCGTGAGCATCGGCAACGCCAAGCTGCTCGACCTAGTGCGCAAGCGATCGACCCCGCTGCGCCCGGTGGAGTTGACGAGCGTCACCGGCGACGTGCTGATGGTCGAGCATCACCAGGTACCGCGGATCACGATCGGCGGTGCCGAGTTTCAGCATCTGGGGATCGCGTTCGCCGATGTCGCGCCGTTCCGGCGGCTGGGGCTCGACGATCGCCCGGCCTTGTTCCTGGGGATGGATGCGATGCGGCTGTTTCGCAAGGTGCGGATCGACTTCGCCAATCGCGAAGTCCGCTTCCTGCTGCCGCGCCAAAGCTTCCGTACCGCCTCGCTCACCGGCACGCGGATGCCGTGAACCGGTTGCACGCGTCTGCCCGACGCGGCATAGGCGGGGCTATGGTTCCCTTTTCGTTCGCTGGGCATGACTTTGCCGCCTTGGCCGATGGCGCGCTGTTCTGGCCCGCTCGCCGCGCGATGCTGGTCGCCGATCTGCATTTCGAAAAGGCGAGCTGGTTCGCGTCGCACGGCCAGATGCTGCCCCCCTATGATTCGATGGAAACGCTCGACCGGTTGCAGGCGGCGGTCACACGTTGCGACCCGCGCGAGATCTGGTGCCTGGGCGACAGCTTTCACGATGCAGCGGGCTGCGATCGTTTGCCTGCTACGGTACAGGATGGGTTGCGATCATTGGTCGGCGGGCGGCGCTGGGTGTGGATCACCGGCAATCACGATGCCGGGATGATCGATCGCTGCGGCGGCGAGGTCCTCGCCGAAGCCGTCGTCGACGGGGTGGTGCTTCGCCACGAGGCCGAGGCGGGCGAGGCGCGTCCCGAAATGTCGGGGCATTTCCATCCGAAGCTGCGCGTCACGGTACGGGGGCGCAACATCGCGCGGCGCTGTTTCGTCGCGACCCCGACCAAGCTGATCCTGCCCGCGTTCGGCGCGCTGACCGGCGGGCTCGACGCGACGCATCCGGAGATCGTTCGCGCGGTTGGCCCGGGGGCGCAGGCGTTGGTGCCGCTCCCCGATCGCATGTTGCGGTTCGCGCTCGCGGCCTGAGTTGCGCGGGGCGGCTTTAGAAAGCGCCCGGCACCTCGCGCTGCATCGGCGTCGGGCGCAGCGGCACCAGGAGTTCCTGGCCTTGTGCGACCGACTGACCCGCATTCCTGCCCGCGGTTTGCCCCGGCATCGTCGCCGCGGCCTGGGTGCCGGCGATCGGCGTACAGCTGCGACCGGCGAGGAAATCGAGCGCGCGCGCGGTCGATTGCTCGCGCGGATCGCCCATCGGGAAGTTCAAGTCGTCGCTCGCCTGGCAGCTCGCGCGAACGGTGGAGGCCAGCCCGCCATAATAGTCGCCTTGGTTGTCGGCATTGACCGTCGCGAACGCGACGACGCGCAACCGATCGTCGCATTCGGCGCGGTCGAGCGCGATCTGGCCGACGGGCTTGCCGAAGGTGTTGGTGCCGATCAGCGCGGCGCGGTTGTTCAGATAGGGGATGAAGGCATTGACGATCAGCTCGCTTGCCGATGCCGAACCGCCGGTGCCGATGAAGGCGACTCGCATCGGCGCGATCGTCTGCGGTTGCTGCGCGAAGAATTTGGTTCGGTTCTCGGCGGTCTTTTCGGGGCGGAAGCGCAGGGTGCTGAAGATCTGCGACGGGGTCCGGTCGCCGCCCATCAAGTCGCCGAGCAGTTCGGCAGTGCTGAGCAACCCGCCGCCATTATAGCGGACATCAACGATCAGATTGGTGATCCCCTCGGCGCGGAAGCGCGCAAAGGCTTCGCGCATTTGCGGATCGGCCGACAGAATGAAGGTGCGCAGGTTGAGATAGCCGACGCGCTGGCCGCCATTGTCGATCACGCGTGCGCCGTAGCGTGACGACACCGGCGACAGGTTGAAGTTCGCCTTGGCGACCGAGACGTCGCGCTGGAACCCGTCGAGGCCGCGAACGCGCAGCACGCGGGTAGTGCCCGGGGTGTCGGGGCCGAACGCATTGGTGAGCGCGGCATTGCCTCCGCTATTCACAATGTCCTGCACCGTGCGAACGTCCGCGGTCGTGGTGCCGATGCCGATGATCTGGGTACCGCGGTCGATCCCTGCTGCCAGCGCCGGCGCGTCTTCGAACGATTCGCTCACCACCAGCTGGTTCGATGCATTGACCGCGAGGCGGAAGCCGAAGCCTGCGGTGGCGCCCGAGCTGTTGAAGGCGTTCTCCTCGGCGATCGAGGTGACATAGGTGAAGAACCGGTCGCGACCCTGCGTCCGTGCGGTTGCGGTCAGTCCGTCGACATAGGTGTCGAGCGTCGAAAAGCCCGCGGGGTCTAGCGCGGCGGGCAGCGTTTCGGGGAACAGATACCATTCGCGCATCTGCGCGAGCACCCAGCTCTGGCGGGCACCCAATGCGCACGTGCCGGTCGCCGGCGGGGTTGGGGTGGGTGATGGCGTGCCGCCGGTATTGCCGCCGCCTGGCTGGACCGCGATCGATCCCGACCCTCCGCCGCCGCATGCCGCCAGCAACATCGCCGACGCCACCACCGCCGACAATGTGCGATGCCGAACCGAGTTCTTACGCATAAACTTACGCCCTCACGAGGATGCGGAGAGCATGTCAGCGCGTCATGCGCCCGGCAAGCGGCAAATGGGGTTCAATAGGGCGGCGCGCGTCGCTCGCGCTGCGCACCCGCCGCCTCGATCCACCAGCGCAGATCGTCGGCGAAGCGCGGGAACGCCTTAGCGAGCGCCTGGCCGCCGTCGCCGGTCGGCTGGCCGTCGGCATCGAGCGCCTGGCCGATACCGCCGACGGTGAGCGTGCTCGAAATCACCGCCATCCCCATTTCGGCGAGTGTCGCGTGCCAGGCCGAATTCGCGCGCGCCCCGCCCAGCCGGCCCGCCGAATAGCTGGCAATCGCCGCGGGGCGCCAGAACCATTCTTCGAGGAAATGGTCGGTGAGGTTCTTGAGGCCGGGCTGCATGCCCCAATTATATTCGCCCGCGACGAAGACAAAGCCGTCGGCGGTGCGGATCTTGTCGGCGAGCGTCGCTAGGTTCGCGGGTGCCTCGCCCTCGGGATATTCCTTGAACATCCGATCGAGCATCGGCAGCCCGACCGCCTTGGCGTCGATCAACTCGACATCGTCGCCACGCGCCGCCAGCGCCTCGACCAGATAGTGCGCGAGCCGGATACCCTGGCGATCGCGGCGATAGGAGCCGTAGAAGACGAGAATACGGTGCGGCATTGCGATTGCTTTCGGGGCACGCCCGGCGCGCGCCATGCAGTGGACATGAAAGAGGCTGCCGGACCCGGTGTACGGACCCGACAGCCTCGGACATGGTCAGCGGCCGGAAGTTCCAGCGTGGGAGACCATGCGAGCCGCGCACTTGCGGTCAGGAAGGCGTTGGATGGGGCAATAGCGCCCCCGCCCTCGGCTGCCGAAGCTTAGCGGCGCGTCTCCCCAACGAACTGAACCGACCCCTTTGCTGAACCATGAGACATCGGATCACCTCCTTTCGCTAGTTGAAAAATGGTCGTGCCCTGCGGCACGAATCACGTTGTGAATCATCGCAGAGCGCAGAACAAGTCTTGTAATGCACAGCGAATTGGACGATTCTCTCCCGCCTGCCGCAAACGCCTCAAACCGGGCGGCGGCATCCCTCGATCACCGTACGGACCTCGGACGCCATCGTCATCGCCAGCGTGCGATCCTGGTCGATCCGCACCCCG
Coding sequences:
- a CDS encoding NADPH-dependent FMN reductase — its product is MPHRILVFYGSYRRDRQGIRLAHYLVEALAARGDDVELIDAKAVGLPMLDRMFKEYPEGEAPANLATLADKIRTADGFVFVAGEYNWGMQPGLKNLTDHFLEEWFWRPAAIASYSAGRLGGARANSAWHATLAEMGMAVISSTLTVGGIGQALDADGQPTGDGGQALAKAFPRFADDLRWWIEAAGAQRERRAPPY
- a CDS encoding retropepsin-like aspartic protease, with amino-acid sequence MLRTFALWACTLIACPVAAQEVPTPVVAEPTDPLAEPPVDPLAAVLAFTDYDERMSVPVRLNGSGPYRFIIDTGAERTVIAHQVAGMLGLAAGRTVNIAAMTGSSPAATVLIPSLEIDAVPRGLRIEAPSLDRAHLGADGLVGIDSLAGSAVQIDFEANEMHVAKAFRRRRASNPGEIVVRAKTLAGRLIVSDASYAGKRIAVILDTGTSVSIGNAKLLDLVRKRSTPLRPVELTSVTGDVLMVEHHQVPRITIGGAEFQHLGIAFADVAPFRRLGLDDRPALFLGMDAMRLFRKVRIDFANREVRFLLPRQSFRTASLTGTRMP
- a CDS encoding ligase-associated DNA damage response DEXH box helicase; its protein translation is MTAANLPAQLTDWFAARGWQPRRHQLDMLGAARAGRHALLIAATGAGKTLSGFLPTLTALIERPHEGIHTLYISPLKALAIDVQRNLLTPIAEMGLSITVEARTGDTPSDRKARQRAKPPNILLTTPESLSLLLSYPDSFTMFAGIRCVVVDEVHAFATGKRGDLLSLGMARLQAIAPAMRRVALSATVADADGYRAWLAPDGDIDTVELVQGEAGADPDIAILLPQGRVPWSGHSGRYAAPQVMAAIAQHRTTIVFSNTRGLAELIFQDLWKVNDANLPMGVHHGSLSREARRKVESAMADGRLRALVATASLDLGVDWGDVDCVIQMGAPKGSSRLLQRIGRANHRLDEPSKAILVPGNRFEYLEARAALDAVHAGELDPDIFRPGALDVLAQHLMACACAAPFDAAVMLHEVRGALPYSALTDEVFERVLQFIADGGYALKAYDRFKRLAKGPDGLWRVAHPRFVTQHRLNAGIIVDAATLEVRFRNGRKLGTVEEYFASTLSPGDTFFFAGMSLEVEKIDQLDLVVRATSRPARIPSYVGARLPLSTNLAHRVRTYLNDRSAWHDFPPDVREWLEMQGNRSVLPKPGELLVETFPREGRHYMVMYSFEGWNAHQSLGMLVTRRMEQLGLKPIGFVSNDYALACYGLEPITDPAALFSPDILEHEFVEWVQGSALLKRAFREVAVIGGLVERQIPGKKKTGKQVTFSTDLIYDVLRKYEPGHLLLQAAWDDARARMTDVGRLASLLDRAAATMLHVELDRVSPLAVPVLVLIGRESVAQGSADDALLEEAEVLAAEAMRAD
- the pdeM gene encoding ligase-associated DNA damage response endonuclease PdeM; its protein translation is MVPFSFAGHDFAALADGALFWPARRAMLVADLHFEKASWFASHGQMLPPYDSMETLDRLQAAVTRCDPREIWCLGDSFHDAAGCDRLPATVQDGLRSLVGGRRWVWITGNHDAGMIDRCGGEVLAEAVVDGVVLRHEAEAGEARPEMSGHFHPKLRVTVRGRNIARRCFVATPTKLILPAFGALTGGLDATHPEIVRAVGPGAQALVPLPDRMLRFALAA
- a CDS encoding S41 family peptidase, translating into MRKNSVRHRTLSAVVASAMLLAACGGGGSGSIAVQPGGGNTGGTPSPTPTPPATGTCALGARQSWVLAQMREWYLFPETLPAALDPAGFSTLDTYVDGLTATARTQGRDRFFTYVTSIAEENAFNSSGATAGFGFRLAVNASNQLVVSESFEDAPALAAGIDRGTQIIGIGTTTADVRTVQDIVNSGGNAALTNAFGPDTPGTTRVLRVRGLDGFQRDVSVAKANFNLSPVSSRYGARVIDNGGQRVGYLNLRTFILSADPQMREAFARFRAEGITNLIVDVRYNGGGLLSTAELLGDLMGGDRTPSQIFSTLRFRPEKTAENRTKFFAQQPQTIAPMRVAFIGTGGSASASELIVNAFIPYLNNRAALIGTNTFGKPVGQIALDRAECDDRLRVVAFATVNADNQGDYYGGLASTVRASCQASDDLNFPMGDPREQSTARALDFLAGRSCTPIAGTQAAATMPGQTAGRNAGQSVAQGQELLVPLRPTPMQREVPGAF